A genomic window from Pocillopora verrucosa isolate sample1 chromosome 7, ASM3666991v2, whole genome shotgun sequence includes:
- the LOC131775386 gene encoding enolase-phosphatase E1 yields MENQKTGSKEGSVENKFDYDVVLLDIEGTTTPISFVKDVLFPYARDNVRAFLEKSWGTDQCQEDVKALRNQAEKDKDMEDVVLIPDEEENLSQDNSWTSKETIMDAVVANVIWQMNSDRKTTALKQLQGHIWRKAFNDGVVKGEVFDDVVTAFKRWTSNKIKIYIYSSGSTDSQKLLFGNSKFGNILQYISGHFDTTVGAKIESESYSKIADAVDMKPSRILFITDVVKESRAAFKAGYRTAISVRPGNAPLTDEDRRDFKVISTFDELFEDTEELSHATKKSKVAD; encoded by the exons TTACTGGATATTGAAGGAACAACAACGCCAATTTCGTTTGTCAAG GATGTTCTTTTTCCATATGCAAGGGACAATGTACGTGCCTTTTTAGAGAAATCTTGGGGAACTGATCAGTGTCAAGAGGATGTGAAGGCTTTGAGAAATCAA GCCGAGAAAGACAAAGATATGGAAGATGTTGTTTTAATTCCAGATGAAGAGGAGAATCTTTCTCAAGATAATTCATGGACAAG taaGGAAACCATCATGGATGCTGTTGTTGCCAATGTCATCTGGCAGATGAATTCAGATAGAAAAACAACTGCCTTAAAACAACTCCAAGGCCATATTTGGAGAAAAGCATTTAATGATGGTGTTGTTAAAGGAGA GGTGTTTGATGATGTTGTTACAGCATTCAAAAGATGGACTtctaacaaaatcaaaatttatatATACTCATCTGGGAGCACAGACTCTCAAAAGCTTCTGTTTGGTAACTCTAAGTTTGGCAACATTTTACAG TATATAAGTGGACATTTTGACACCACAGTTGGAGCTAAAATTGAGTCAGAGAGCTACAGTAAAATTGCTGATGCAGTAGATATGAAACCCTCAAGAATTCTATTTATCACTGATGTTGTTAAAG AATCAAGAGCAGCATTTAAGGCAGGATACAGAACTGCTATCAGTGTTCGGCCTGGCAATGCACCATTGACAGATGAAGATAGAAGGGACTTTAAAGTGATATCTACATTTGATGAGTTATTTGAAGACACTGAAGAGCTGAGTCATgcaacaaagaaatcaaaagttgctgattga